atcgaccagtagtataaaggcgtgacttctgaaggtgttgccggCTGAATAGTGACAGGACGCGctaccggcatcagcaacaacgtggaacttgaacacaacacaaccaaagtactttgccccaacttgcagtgaggttgtcaatctcactcgtTTTCTGGACAAAAAGGATTAGACatatcgaatggaaggagatgtttgcagaaagtaaacagaacatgattgtagttgaatttatcagcaaaggaaataggaccggggtccacaggtcactagaggtgtctctccataaataaaatagcatgttgggtaaacaaattacagctggacaattgacagaatatcgaccatacatgacaagatgattactacgaTAATTTGGTATTAGGCATTAAAACattatacatagaccgtaatccaattacgtctatgactaataatccaccttcaggttagcattcgcaccccttccagtataaagttgtaagtaacagactatcgcattaagcaatgtgtgtaaactaaacaatagagttacccttggataaaacattgttgggttatccctagtagcaacaacacatctacaacgttagaagttataaagtcactctcccaggaaactagaggcatgaacctactatcgagcataaatacctcctcttggagtcacaagcatccacttagtcagagtttctactagcaacggagagcatgcaagatcacaaataacatatgatatgaatgtaaaatcaatctcaacatagtacacaatattcattggatcctaTCAAACCAAATatagaggattacataaagatgatcttgatcatgtagggcagctcacaagatcgatacatgaagcacaaagtggagaagacaaccatctagctactgctatgaactcatagtccagggatgaaatactcacgcatcacttaggaggcgggcatggtgatgtagatacCTCCGACGATGTTTccccctccggtagggtgcccggaagagcttcagaaccccccgaaatgggctcggcgatggcggccacgacgaaacttttcgtggatggaggctcgcgtatccagggttttcccgagaagatgtataaataggcggaggattcagGTCAGTGGGGTGTCTGTgggccccacacctaccctaggtgTGGGCCAGCCCTAggccgtgcctaggggtggtgtgggcgccctggtgcgcctcttcgtccctcctccgcacttcgtcttcgtttcggtaaaatattgacttcggcttttgtttcgtctaatttcgagaatatttcatgtacaacttttctgaaatacaaaaacatcagaaaacatggaactggcactgtggcatcttgttaataggttagtgccggaaatcatgtaaaagttcaacgaagtgtaaacaaaacacataagaattggtgtaaaacaagcatggaacatcaaaaattgtagatacgtttgagacggagGATTCAGGTCAGTGGGGATTCTTTCGATGATAtcaatgattttgatgatgtcacagaggagttgatgattttgatgatatcacagaggagttgatgattttgatgatgtcacagaggagttgatgattttgatgatgtcccggaggagtcgatgattttgatgatgtcccGGAGGATTCGATGATTTTCATGATGTCccggaggagtcgatgattttgatgatgttatggaggagtcgatgattttgatTATGTTatggaggagccgatgattttgatgatgttaTGGAGGAGTCGATGATTGGTCCGCGGCAACACCCGAACGTAGGGTGCGCTGCAAGCCCGACGGAATCAAAGAGCCGTGTATTTTTACAAATCGTCAGCGGCAACACCCAAACATGGGGTGCACTGTAGACCCGACGGACTCATTGCATCTTACTGAGCCGTGTATTTTTGTAAATCGTCGGCGGCAACACCCGAACATAGGATGCACGGTAGGCCCGATGGACTCATTGCATCTTATTGAGCCATGTATTTTTGTAAATCGTCGGTGGCAACACCCGAACATATGGTGTACTACAGTCCCGACAGACTCATTGCATCTTACTGAGCTGTGTATTTGTTTGTATAGTGGTCATCAATAAGTTCTGAGTGACCAGTTCACGCTGCAGGCCCGATGAACCCGTAGTAATCGCATCATACCTTGATGAATGCATTTTAAATTATGTTTGCAGCAACCCCCAAGTCAACGAGCGAACCATGTGCACGACAGATTCATTGCATCTTACTAAGCCGTATTTATTTTGCGTAATTTCCATCGATTGCAGCCCTCGCATGTCTCCTGAGGCATTTGACCAAAATTACAAGATAAAAACtttgcagcccccgagtattgtCGGGTATGCTTATTGTATTTGATGTGTCGAGAAAGTTCCAAAATGACCATTGTATGCACGATTTCTTTGTAAACCAGCGCTCCTGATTGGAGTGATAGTTGTAATAGCTGAATATTTTGATAAGATCATTGATAGTATAAAGTTTATTCATGTTTGCTTGAATTccagcgctctcgatgggagtaaACACAATAGTCGGAGATCTTTCAGGAACCCCCGAGTAAATCCAACGCTCCCGGAAGTGTATCAGGTTAATGTTAtataagatgatatccattgaaGATCACAgacgatgaatccattgacccgagagTGCATCGGGTCGATATTTATATATCCATAGAAGATAAATCCATTGATAACCATAGACGATGAATCCACTGACCCGGGAATGCATCTGGTCAATATTTATATAGCCATAGAAGATAAATCCATTGATAACCATAGACGATGAAGCCACTGACCCGGGAATGCATCGGGTCAATATGTATATAGCCATAGAAGATAAATCCATTGATAATCATAGACGATGAAGCCATTAGCTCAGCTGCGATGAGACCAATGTGGAAGTGGGTCGCATGGTGGACACAGTCGAAGTAATTGCGCAGTCAAAAATAGTCGATGTGGCGGGCGCAGTTGAAATAGTCACGCGGCCAGAAATAGTTGATGTGGCGGGTGCAATCAAAGTTGTTGCGCGGCCAGAAATAGTTGATGTAGCCGTGCGGTGCCTGGCAACCGTGAccgatgaagaggacgcagtAGATGTGGCGGATCCGCGACGTGTGAACACCCGAATATATCGAGTCTGCGATGTTGGGTCCGCGACAGACCAGCCTCTGAGTATGACGAGTGCGCGACGGCGGGCGCGGTCATCCGCGTAGAGTAGTCGAAACTTTGTTTCAATCTGCAGTTATATTGTAGTGCACAAATTCACGTGCATATAATAGCATGAGCCGAAAATATTTGGCTAAAATAAATCTACAAAGAGTAGTTAACTTGAAATATAGCACCTGATGATTTTTTGTGCCGGATGAAATTGGGTTGTCGCCCTGATGAGTTCGCGACGGTGAATCCACGCTGGCAGGGTCGACCGTGATGAACTATGTCGTCGCTAAGTTAAAGTCAACCATGATCTGAGTCGGATGTACTACTTGTTATTTGCTTGCAGCGCATAGACTTGATCTCCCCGTAGCCCGTACGTTGCCTTATTTGGATTGGACTTGATCTTCCGTGGCCGCGGCACGTATCTTGCCTTATTTGGATTGGACTTGATCTTCTGAAGCTTTCTCCTGAGGCATGAGACGTACGTTAGTTTCCCTGGCCGCTTGAATTCTATTCGGATGCGATCACGGCTCCTTGTGATTGGGTTGCGCTTGATAGATTTGCATTACGGTAATTTTCTTCATCCTCGCAACCTGATAGGTTCCGGCTTTCTGCGTGTGCTGTTGAACACGCATCTTGTGAAGTTGAAGTAGATTGGATCACGTGAAATTTCGTGGCCATGCAATATGATCTTTTGGTGTCAATGAACGGCTTCTCGATGAAGTAGAACTGGCTGTAGCATATGATACGACCAGACGCGATCCGCGTGTTGTTGAAGATGAAGGATCCCGAGCTGTCCCGAGCTGATGAAGGGCAACCAGTTTAAGGTTATAGTGAGATACGATGATATCACTCTTGTTACAGCTGTTTTTATCACGTTTGTTTGATTGATATGTTGCCTCTTTACTTTTGTAGAGTCATCGTCGATGCACGTTTTCCTTTACAACACTGTATCGGAAGTTGTACTCCGTAATAAATTATGTTGGAGCCATGTGTACTAGGTTTTTTGTCCCGTAGTTTACATTCTAGATCGGATGTAAACAGTGATTTTCCTTGTATACATCAACCCGTCAATTCTGTTTTTAAACTCGTCATTTAATTCCCTTGTTAAGTAATGTGCATGTGAATTAAGTTCATTCGTAAAAAAAGTAATGCATGTGAATTGTAGAAAATGGGTCCAGTCTTCAACATGATAACTTTATGTTTTGTAAAGCCTCCCGTTGCCATAAAGCTTGAGTTCCGTTAGACTGATCACTTATATACTCATTTTCAATGTATTTTATAAACCTGAACCGTAGTTAAAATTCCTATTGGTGATGGTGTGGCTCTGACTTATGAATATGGAGACTAAGCAGAGGACATCTTTGGAAATTTTCTGCAAATCTGGAATTCCAACACAAAAGCGGCTCAATCAAATCGAAAGAACTCGTGGATTTGGAGTATAAGGCAAGACTAAGGGTGCAAGTGGGACCGGACTTCCCACGGGCTTCCCACGGGACACGCATAATAGCCCACTTAATCTCGTACGTGGGCACCAGTGGTTAAGTACCAGAATTTTGTGGGGTAAGTGGACTGTCCCGTGAAGCCCGTATGTTCCATTTTATTTTATCTTCGGGCCGATGAGATTTAGGACGAGAATTTCGCTCAAAGCGCCGCACGCATACCCCACTTATGAGTAATGCTACACATACGGATTTTTTTTTACGGAAAAGTCATACGGACTCAACCAACACAGGCGGAAATCCAAGGTCAACTCCGGTTTTTCAGGGGAGGATCAAATTCCAACCAACAAATGCAACCCACGTTGGCCCGTATGGTTTCCGTAACCCAAACTCTCCGTAAGTCTGGGATTACCGCCCACTTATTCATTAGAACAAAGGTACTTGTCTTTTTCACGTCGATGTCTTCGAAACTATATCCCACTTATTCGTACACAAATACTCCATACAAATTTAATCTATATAACCGTGGATTCGTAGAATCCTTGTGATGTTCAGCTCAAGCTAGCTGTGGATTCGTGATGTGCATCTCAGGGAAGCCTCATGAGCTTGAGTTGCGCGCCATGCTCTGGCTGCAGCATGCCGAGGGGGAACGGTGCGTGCCTATAGGAGGGTGAGAGCTCGAAGGAGAAGCGCCGCAGAATCATGGCGAGCCCCATCTTGGCCTCGAGCAGCGCAAAGTTCTGGCCGACGCAGACGCGGGGGCCCCATCCAAACGGGAAGAACGCTGGCGCGTCGGCGGACGCCTTGGAGATCCCCTGGGCGAACCTCTCTGGCCTGAACTCGTCGGCGTCGGCACCCCAAAGCTCCTTGTCGTGGTGGACGCAGAGCACTGGCAGCATGAGCGCCACGCCCGCTGGGTACCTGACGCCACCGAGCTCCATCGGCTTGTACGTCTTACGCTGGAGAGCCGTCAGCGGCGTGTACAACCGCAACACCTCGTACAACACCATCGTCACCTGAAAATGTGGTTGCAATTTCAGGATGCAGCATTACCCTGCATTAGATCGATGATCTTTTTTCTATGACAGAAGATGGCACTACAATTTACGATTTTCAGGCGACTTAAGCTGTCGTAATCCGGCGTGCTAGCGCCGAAGACAAGCATGACCTCCTCCCTGACACGGTCCTGCCACTCTGGGTGCATGCAGAGCACAATCATCGTCCACGTGAGCAGCACCGACGTGGTCTCTGCACCGGCGAAGTAGAACATCTTGCACTCTCCGATCACGTCGTCGGTTGTCATACCGGCGTTCGAGCAGCCATCTCCCCTGCAGTCTGCTATGCTCGACTCCAGCAGCAACCCCAGAAGATCGTCGCTCCTTGCTTCGCCAGATTTTAAGGCGTTCTCTCTTTTGGTGATGATCCCTCTTAGGATCCTCCCGATCTCCGCAGAAATGTGCTTCATCCTTCGGTTGGCTTTGGTTGGCAAGAACCTGCACATGAGACATCAGTACAATGTGTAGTTTTGTAGAAGACTTTCTCAACTTGTATTGCTTAGATAGGGGTTTTAGacgaaagccctgttttctactagtgccaaCGTAAATGCAGAAGGAGAGCAATAAAGAACTCACAGGTAACCAGGGATATGTATCTTGTTCATGGCCTGCAGGACGAGCAGGACCTGCTCCCCCTGAAGCTGGAATATCCTCACGCCCTCGAGGTAGCTGCTACCGAATGCGGCGCGGGAGATGACATCCCCTGTCAGGTTCTGCATATGAGGCCAGACATCTACCTCGCATGGAAGATCACTGCCGACTACACCTTCCCATTTGTGTACCAGCTCTGTGCAACATTCGGCGAAAGCCGGCAACATGCGCTGAAAATGCAATATAAGTTTGTGTGAACATCGCCGAACCATTGAGAGTTTGTCTGGTTGATAACAGAATAAAAAGATAACCTTGAGCTTCTCCAGATGGAAGGCAGGGTTGATGATCCTTCTATGCTTAGCCCATTTTTCGCCTTCGTGGCTACCCAAACCGTTGTGCAACAACCTCTGAATTCGGCCAAGTGTGGGGGTGAGCTTCTCAAAGTGGCCGAACTTGTTGGACAGAACTTCTCTCACCAGTTCAGGTTTTGTGATGGTCACTCTAGGCATCGGCCCAAACCAAGTGATCGACGTTTTACCTGTCAAACGATTTTGCTAATTACGGCGAGTATTCATTTTCAGTTGGTAGATTTATCTATGTGGAGCAATTGTTAGACCATCGTAAAATGTGATGCTGCCAACAATGGTGCTAGAGCATTAGAGTGCCGGTTACCTCCACACTCCACGCATCGACTAAAATAGAAAACGTTGGAGTATTTGTGAAGTACTTGGACTGTGGGAGTATATCATGTCGTTTGTTGAGCATGGGAGAGTACTATGAGATGCGACAGAAGATGTGGCTAGGTCATTAGAAAAAGTAATGGTGGGATCTAAGGCCTATTCATGATCCTACTACCACTACTGGTACCTTTCCAATTGAACTATTGAGTTGGATATAAGGAGAAATTCTACTAGCGTAGCCAATATGAGTAAGATGGACTTTTCTTGTTAATGGTATTCTGGCCGGCTTTCTTATCTATGAAGGAACTGCAGTATAGTAGAATTAAACTTTATAATGAAGTGGGAAATCAGCACAACAGCGATGTGCACTTAGAAAAAGAACTTCCAAATGTATGGTACCGAAGAGATCATCATATGAACCTACTTGTCAGTGAAATATCCATATTCTGTTTTTCAACACATGTAGTCTACACTGCACATCCAACCGCGCATTTCTTAGACTTTTGTAAGCCGTTCGACCTTGACATTTTAAGCCTCGTGCGAATAACATTCAGCTTACATCACAAGAAACAGTGACTGAAGGATGATCTTCTTATTGTCTTAAGCAAACAACAAAACTGTACGTCAGGCATGACAGGGTTACTGAGTCCAGAAAATATTATCCCAGCCCACCAGCAatagttaaatgtgaattatttgtTGGGCACGTGTTATTTACCGTGCGGCTAAGGTAAACTAATGCTGCGGTTAAGGAAAAATAAATTAAAGCAAAGAGAACGAGAACAGGCACCGTGCTCCTTCATGGCATGGTG
This region of Lolium perenne isolate Kyuss_39 chromosome 2, Kyuss_2.0, whole genome shotgun sequence genomic DNA includes:
- the LOC127331905 gene encoding cytochrome P450 CYP72A616 isoform X1, with translation MVTSGIGSPLASPWEDRQLLLFSVAGAVLAWCAVRVLEWAWWRPRRLERALRSQGLRGTAYRSLAGDAALLVRLNKEARSRTMPLGCHDIVPRTMPLFHHAMKEHGKTSITWFGPMPRVTITKPELVREVLSNKFGHFEKLTPTLGRIQRLLHNGLGSHEGEKWAKHRRIINPAFHLEKLKVIFLFCYQPDKLSMVRRCSHKLILHFQRMLPAFAECCTELVHKWEGVVGSDLPCEVDVWPHMQNLTGDVISRAAFGSSYLEGVRIFQLQGEQVLLVLQAMNKIHIPGYLFLPTKANRRMKHISAEIGRILRGIITKRENALKSGEARSDDLLGLLLESSIADCRGDGCSNAGMTTDDVIGECKMFYFAGAETTSVLLTWTMIVLCMHPEWQDRVREEVMLVFGASTPDYDSLSRLKIVTMVLYEVLRLYTPLTALQRKTYKPMELGGVRYPAGVALMLPVLCVHHDKELWGADADEFRPERFAQGISKASADAPAFFPFGWGPRVCVGQNFALLEAKMGLAMILRRFSFELSPSYRHAPFPLGMLQPEHGAQLKLMRLP
- the LOC127331905 gene encoding cytochrome P450 CYP72A616 isoform X2; translated protein: MVTSGIGSPLASPWEDRQLLLFSVAGAVLAWCAVRVLEWAWWRPRRLERALRSQGLRGTAYRSLAGDAALLVRLNKEARSRTMPLGCHDIVPRTMPLFHHAMKEHGKTSITWFGPMPRVTITKPELVREVLSNKFGHFEKLTPTLGRIQRLLHNGLGSHEGEKWAKHRRIINPAFHLEKLKRMLPAFAECCTELVHKWEGVVGSDLPCEVDVWPHMQNLTGDVISRAAFGSSYLEGVRIFQLQGEQVLLVLQAMNKIHIPGYLFLPTKANRRMKHISAEIGRILRGIITKRENALKSGEARSDDLLGLLLESSIADCRGDGCSNAGMTTDDVIGECKMFYFAGAETTSVLLTWTMIVLCMHPEWQDRVREEVMLVFGASTPDYDSLSRLKIVTMVLYEVLRLYTPLTALQRKTYKPMELGGVRYPAGVALMLPVLCVHHDKELWGADADEFRPERFAQGISKASADAPAFFPFGWGPRVCVGQNFALLEAKMGLAMILRRFSFELSPSYRHAPFPLGMLQPEHGAQLKLMRLP